The Topomyia yanbarensis strain Yona2022 chromosome 3, ASM3024719v1, whole genome shotgun sequence nucleotide sequence GACGAGAAGCCGATTTCAGAGGATTAGCTAAGCAATGTTTTTATATGTTTTgtgcaaatttttgaaatttttgtgttATGAATCTTGTCTTTGTACCGACCTGTTAACGATGACCAAATAAATGTTTGTGAACAccgttattttttttacatttatcgACTTGAATAAATGATAGATAAGGTCCATGAATGAGAACATGGGGTGGTCTTCCACGGGCTCGCGGTGAATCTAGTATATTGGAATTTGGCTTCAGGCTCCAGAGTATGACCAAACATCAAGCTCCATGTCTTGGTAATCCTGTCCTAGCACAATGCTTACCCTATGTGGTCCCAATACAGAGAAGGGGCGCATCTAACGTTTACGTAATGATTGCAACGAATCATACGTAGGAAGTTCCAACTTTGTCCAATCCTTTAAAACATACTTTCATTGATACTCTACGAAAAATTGAGTGCAACTATCGTTTCATTTAGAGCTTCCATTCCAAGAATATATTTCCTGGGAGTCCCGTGATTTTTGCATCTTCTGGGATCCCCAATTTCCGGGAATGCATGTTActtattcccgggatttttccatgtttttatatttcaaaaCACTACAAGTACAAATCTCGTCACTTAATATAAAAGGAATATTCCTGACAATATTCGTTCATTACCATTTCTTTTTTCTCTTATAAAAGTTTTAGTCTTAGGATCACCcgcctctttttcgggttagagaaatctccaaccctatgtgcggggttgagaatcgaacccaggtgagctgcgttcaGGTCAATTTACCGATTGCTGATGCCGGTAGAATTTCGCAGTTCGTAGGCCCAGCGCGGACTGCACAACAGATAGCGAGTTGCCGAATTGCTAGGTTTTTCCGTATGAGCTGTAATGCCAAGGTTCAAtacaaaattttggaaaatcTGTGTCAGCGAAGCGAAAGCTTTACCAaatagaatgaaaaaaatatttatgttcTTAGGCAAAAAGGCGGATCTTCCTTCTGCATCGCAAAGTTGATAAAAGAGGTTGCCGTGCATCAAAAGTCCACATTTAACATGAGTTCGTTGAGGAATCGTCGAAATCACAAGATGAACATCGTCTATACGAATACATAATAGTTAATAATTAGAAAAAAGTTCTAGTAACTTGATTTACCTTACGTTTGTTAATAATCAATTCCATCCCTTTACCAATGAATAATAACATTTAAAAGTTATAATAACAATTTATGGTTACTAACCTGttcaacattaattttgagatagTAGAAAATCAGCTGAATCAATATGCGTACCAttgtaaaacagtttttattcatttgctCCGTTTCAGCATAGCTTCCCACATTGATATTAGCACATTTCCTCAAAATTCCAAGCgacctttcccgattgaaaggaacggccgcgcacCATGAaacgccgcgcttagcccatctgtcataatatcgtgattttgcatagcgaagggctgaatacTAACACATGTTGTTCCAAAATACAGCCCTACGacatgcaacactttgtgcaggttgattataccagttgccaGTGGTACCAAATTCACCACGTTCAgtataattcaaaaattctttttaaattacagaattgataaaattggttaaatgagttaaactaattaatcaaatcctgttttaaaaactgtccttgcgtttagaCCAAAATGGGAGGCATATCACTACCACTACATTAATAAATTTCAAGCgtaaatagcaaatacatgtgctagataaaccaaaaatttactggcaaccttacagtggcatttaggaagcagttggtgcGGCATGTACGTTTCGGTGAATATCTcaatatatcgtcgctgttgtgctaccttatgacaaacgccattttgggtaaactgagttagatatgccaaaTCACTTGTCTAataaatctctacaaagtggcgttttcagaattttgacattctgtttggttactgagatatagagAGAAAGGTGCTgagaaaattttacttttttgcttcaaataacTGTGGCTGGGGAtcggctcaagttatcttgatgcatacgaggtttttatgtgtaaaactatctgagaaatacaatggcataatcattttcaacacaaaaatacacgaattgtgagaaaaatgcagtttaagttttaaattggtaaaatatagcatatttggcagcactgtaaccaaaacaactatttttctagattccctgactgattttcttcaaaatgcatctcaccgatggtttatagaccaaatgaagccgaagatatgaataaaagttataattgatgatttttttctatgaaaaatttttcatgcacgattatgacgcgtcatacaaattttgtcatcaatacacacctattaCACGTGTGAGTGTGACTTTTCTTTACATttctagtaaaaactcgcaacatagtcaaccgatctttctAATACTTGAGATATTAATACAAAATATATTGAAGCAGCAATTTTCTTCTTTGAATTGCTTTCaacatttataagtttcaagatattcaactttaaatcgtttttctcgaaatgtactaaatggcgcttgtcataagatagcacaacagctaCAGTTTATAGTAAAAACAAACAACAATCGCTCAGACCCGGAGCCAAGGATACTTCCATACTTATAATTATTCAGAATATCATACAGACGGCAGCAAGTACTAGGACAGAGTACAACTGAACGAAATCACTTGACTTAGAATATTGGCACTTGAGATTATCAAAGCTAGAAGCTCTTGAAAATGCACGTTTTGAATAAGCTGTCTTCACCCTACAGTAATTACATATTGAAGCGATCCCTTTTATCGTACATTACTCTAACTACGCGCCTGTCGATGTCCCTTCAATGCACGATGACTGTCTGGCTTCCTTTCTTGACTGGCATTATTTCTACCACCATTAGTGCCAATGTTGAAGCATTTCTCATAAATTCCTCGCCCACAATCTTCccacttttattttattgtggCAGTGACGTGTTGGCTAGATGGGAAAGGTTGTGCTCAACCCAATTGGTTTTTTTCTCGACCCAGTGTTCATATCGTCATTCACATCTTATATCTAGATACCAGTCGATGGCATCTTCGGAAAACTTACAAACGTCAGTCATGTGATATCTTGTTCAATTTATAGTTTCATATTTTCTATAGTTCCGTTACTAATTATTGTCTTGTCTTTCGATGATATACAATGGAAGCAGTTAATGAATTGTAACTAGCGTTGCGATGgtcaaattttacattttccaaatgAGAAAAGAAAGTATTTTTGGtactctacaacttcgtagaacagAAAACTGCTCTATCTATTCTGAAAATCTTGAAACTTTCAAGTAAAAACTAAAAGACAATTTATTCTTCTTtaactttctatctctcgtTGTTGATGTATaagtttttcctaactttgcCCTACTCTAACACGTGCATGAGATAAGCGGAGCGAGCCCTTTGctaatgttaagcagcagtatccaacttcaAACGTTAATGACTCTATACCGGtaggttggattgtcttgcaatCTTCAacaaacttgttcggcatattttcaAAAGCATAAATCCTTCCTGTTTcaccatacattttggccaaaaatcccatacaaacgtTAAGCTTTAGGGTTAACCAACTTCGCCGAAaattggacagtgtcattttttcatgatttggaccGACGCAGGGGGTGTACATCAGTGATTTCAAAAATAGTCGTTTTATTGTCACTCTAATGCACATACTATGCAACTGAACTAGAATCTCGAAAAATATTAATgttatttaacccattcatgcccatgttgtttgtggacaacaacgttttaagACAACTATAACTTtagattgaggcgagatttgctcacaaaaacaagtaaggctcattaatgtgattattgccatTAATTCGATTatgtattaacagttacaaggatcagttctagaactgagttattgcaattaatctgattggattccgatggagcagtgctgccagggatggTTTACGTTTacaacggaaaatgattttttcatatatcttcgttatggtgcaatattattgaaaactgataaaacttatcaatttagactatcgtTGGATACGTtctccacgtaattggactattgtaattattctaggagaattgtattgagcattagaagataaaaatttaccagcttctagcattgtcatggaagcacctatctttatgaaaataggcttttcgtgtttcttgacccaaccgttttcaaggaaaaatagttttgaaaccctacatgcactagaaaatagctgggcatgaaagggttaagaacCTTCACTTGACGGACGATTAAGCTGCCCAATGAATGCCCCTAGGGAATTCATAATAGTTCTATGCAAGGACGAGGTGACGGATTCTTTCTGCCCGTATAcctaacagtaacagtaacaacAACTTGAACTTCAACCACGATAATTTAGACATCTACTTTTTCTTATAAATGGTTCATGAGAAgctacaaacattttttttttgaaaaatttaatctTTTTTTCCAAATCCAGTCATATGTCTGCCGATGCATCGCAATTAAATCTCCCAAATGGGTATGATTGTTGTTAAAAGTTACCacaaaataaagaaaagtaaactttcatgaaaaacgTTTCATTTTGTATCAGTGAATATAGAAAAATAACAGCCTTTGAATTTCATGagtttttttaaaaagttttccaTATTCATTCGTTAATTAtctctatatttttatttttcatcctCAGAATAAAATGGCTCATCAAATGAAGCTCAACGTATTCCTAAACGTAGCCTTTCTCCTCCTAACTAAATCGCTGGGGGAAAACACTACAACGATAATCGCCTCGTCAACCCAAAGCTCGATGGAGACCACCCAAACGACCACAGCACAACTGCAATCATCAACCctccaacagcagcagcaagtgCTCACATCAACCCAGTCTTTATTCGGCTATGCGACAGAGGTACAATCATCATCAACCGGAGTAACCTCAATGTCCAGCCCTGGTTCAACTATGGTATCCACACTGTCTACATCTTCGCCACAATACATATCAAACTATTCGACGATATCGCAGCTGCCGACGTATCCATCTCTACCAATGACAACTAGGCAGGATTCATTGGATCCGCTTCCAGTAGATGTTGAAATTGGTTCTGGAGGACCAGATCAGAAGGAGAGTCTCGGCATACAGAAGGCGGTTGACTGGCTACGAGAAAGAAGATTGCCCGACTACAGTTGGGGTAACGATACGCACATGGTCATTCTAGCGAAAGAACTGTCCGGAGCCCGCGATCCAACTGATAACGATAATCACTTACAAGAGATATCTGACTTGGAGGATATGTTGTCAGTTAAGCAGATGGAAATCGAGGTGTTGACAATGGTAGATCGTCATCATTCTATGCCGAAGCCAGTGAACACGGATAGAGTGGCCAAGTACATCCTAGCGATGGGGGCTCTATGCAAGGACGGGCGTCATTTCCATGGCCATGATCTAGTGGCAACGTTAGAGCATCATGAACATGATCCAGGTCAAGAGTACGAGTTTGCATTAACGGCCTTAGCTATATGTAGTTCAGCAACACATGTACGGAAACGACAAATCCGACGGCTTTTGGATGTTGCCAGTGGAGAGGTCAACAATGTGGGTGAGTATTTATCCCGTTTATGAATATCGATCCAATGTAACAATTTTATTCACCTTCAAGACACTATTGCTATGGTTTTGCTAGCACTGAGGTGTATAGTAACCGATCATCGACATCGACATCTGCAGCATTTTGTACGACGACCAGCTCAGGGTTTAGCAAGTCTGCAAGGACCGCAAGGTAGCTTTGGATCTCTACGGAGTACTGCTCTTGCTATGCAAGCTCTCCAAGACCTCGAGCCGGATCCGGCTGGAAAATGGAACAGAACGGCTGCTTCAGAGTGGCTACTTTCTAAACAACGTCCTGATGGTGGCTGGACGGAGGAACCACTGAAGGATGGACAAgtagaatgaataaaacaaaataatgataTTATTTACGGAGCTCTTTCTATCTTGGACAGGAAGCGTCTATTGGAGTCGGGCTCACAGCAGACATCATTCTCGCTTTGGGATGGAAGGGGTTGGGTGCGGTGCGGGCTCTGCAGTGTGACCACGTGATACGAGAAtcaaatgatatttacgaaaacGGAGAGCCCAAGCTGGCCGTTCCGGTCGGTTTAACATCGTCTGTAGAGGAAGCAGAACCACGGAATGTTTCCTATACCTACACACTATGGGTTGGTACCAACGAAACCGAGGAATATTCCTTAGATTTAACGTCCCCGAAAAATACCACCTTTTTCCGAGCGATGAAGCAAGCTGCTGAAATAGATTCCAGGTACTTGATGAAGAGATTAAAATCGATTTCCATGTCTCGCGTTAATGAGTTTTTCCCGTCGCTAGGTTTACTTTCGAAGCACGGGAATGGCCCAATGGGCATTACGTGCATACGCTGGCCGGAATGAAAGAGGAACCGAAAAGGTATGCAATATTTGACAGCGTGTAGGTAGAATGTCTTTAATCCATAATCTGCTTATGTATAGCTATCACTACTGGCTGCTGTATCGATTGCCAGAGAAGCCGGATGCGAAAAGTCCACCTGGTAATCAGTTGATTGCTCCACTAGGTAAGATTGTAAGATAATTGGAATTATATTTGTGATATTTATATGTCCAATTTTCTGTTCAATTAGAATTGGCTGGTTAATTATAAAGAATCAATTGTCTCGTTCTATTTAGTTTACTGTATTTTGTGAAAGATCAGATTTATCTAAAGTTTTTGAGACGTTAGCTAGCGTAATAGAACCTAggtataattctataatttctGTTTTTAGATGGTTGAGGTCTTCAGCAAAGCAGAAAAATAgtaaatttctaattttttttcgaagattCCATATACATATtgtagatttattttttgagccgaaatcgttgttctttggcaaTTCAACTTAAAATTAGTATTTTTAACCTTTCCATATTGTAACCataattgatcaactcaatatgttttacatactttttaaaataaaacattttgtttatagcaaatttatattgaaaatagTGTTAGAAGtcaaaacattaattttacAGTATGGATTCCTTcaagaaaaagttatattttagtGAGACCTGTACTGTCCATAAAAGcctaagagtcccatatggttttttgtcgaaaatgagttatctattggattgtattctgtatcagtACTGAATTACAATGCACAAGGAAAATTACgaggtttgttttgaaaatatcgaaaaaaaataccaaaacatctTTGTCACATCCacaaggctcaatgaaaatgtaaatcttgaacagcgtttttctcggtttgctgtttttcaatatgggactcttatgtttttatgggcagtgtaagtttgtagaacatgttaaaataatcaattaagattttaaaacaaagtcgaaaaactgttttggcttggcttgtgcgaccacccctggctgctactccgttatcgatctggacttgctgcagttgcacagggaatcaatagataattatgcttgggaatagcgaaaccatctttcaatgtgcaactcctggtaagtGTTCATTGATCAAtatcggcgccggccaggcccgaacgaagatcgcggaaggaaagggaaggaatggttagtccgatacttgcttttgctagaggccgtatatactactgcgcactccacaagtatcacagcaggaggatatttttgttagtaagagtatagaagtaggatctacttcttctttaccgacgccagagaggtgactggactagatatcgatccaccaaactcatataccggggaccaacggctgtACATcccccttccgaaggaagacgtgaccacagattttttcacctcagaaaaatctcaacgacctcggctggaattgaacccaggcaaactggaatgagtggcggtcacgtttaccactcaaccaccggcgccatcaaagtcgaaaaactgtttttaggACTATATACAAAAAACGGCTGttgtccactaggaggttgatagcagtctattatctttctccgcacaaaaccagcctagaggccgtgtggcatccagcgggttgaagtatttcaagaattgatccaccgcgttcctgttcccatgtcgtaagaggcgactgaaaaacaggagtcctcaagtcaaggtgtttctccgtaccgaggactgaatggctggcaggactaaaatatgccagtcgcgcacggagtgtcgtgttacccttgctgtgttaggcgaatctctgacacagtggacgtttgtttcttcgcaaatcgtgggattcaaaagatggtcatgtccctaatactcatttcggggttcgctataggtgtttataagccaacgtgtttggtatcttctagttgctgtgcAAGTGCTGATCATGAAATATGTAGTGCTAtaatcgagtatggttagagtagcacaaattaatcttcagcataaacgtatagcaactatgaatctatgccgccttgtgcaggaaggaaaggcttccatagctttggttcaaaaGCTGtgtttccataaaggaaacttctatgttggtaAGCTGTTTAACctcgtcttcgtagctttcaacattcaatggcatgacaaatccacgtgaaatgcctcattCATGCATACTTACGAATAGtactattgacgcatgtcttaaatccgacctcacaactcgcgatatttgtactGTCTCGGTTCGGTAAATACTGtggactgttgacaacataaacaaaaaattcgtctattgttcggcatatttgccgcataatgaaccatcaccttctgattaTTTCAAaaaggttgtatcatactgtggcagaaatgggtttcctctcataatcggcagtgatgcaaatgcctaccacataatttggggcagctcagatatcaatttgagaggcaccaaattaatggaatacttaatgctatctaccttctatgggtacctggtcattccggtattactggaaaagAATGggtggacgaattggctagagctggtgctgcgactgacttcgttggtccagaaccagtactaccactgtcgataagttagataaagcacaagattcgctcttgggctgcatccgaacatgccaaccaatggcgtagcttgcaaacttgcgttcaaacaaagacttttctgcctgatgtgagttcgaaaatgtcaaataatttgttacatttttccaagcacaactgcggtattctagtcagggcactgactggacattgcaaactcaattatcacatggctactattcagcgcgctgagtattattcatgcgGTATtagtgaatccgattacggaacatcatatcatttgatattgatattgatttgcaattgccctgtagtaatgcaattacgtatacgatttttggttctccatacatagatgaacctatgtgcAGAGAGTTTAAactgaaggatatgctattgttcctaatccAGTGTGGTATTGAGCTATAGTTTTAAccatatttgaatgacaatatctctttgGGGGTGTTGTCTTTCTGTGATCTCAATATCCCATcatgatatatccgctcactgcttaaataaaaattctaaatccctccgggggttggaagtttaatTCTTGCTAatttgtagcacctgcagatcgttcagcctCCCTTCGAGgatgcagaatgctctgttttaattgttctgtgtcgttattttccttacccctaaccttaccagtTCCCCAATCCTTACCAcaaggaaattatgaaaaagacgattcttggcaaggcacaaatctccaatcaacatggggaacatgCCATTTAAGCCAGATGCTACTGATTCCTAATTTCTAAGGTTCTACATACTTGTAGGAGcttttaaaataaaacattttgtttataGCTAATAGAGTATAtacattaaaaataatatataaagcGTCTTACATaaatggtcacccaaacaatgAGTCCCATTATATCCTGTTCCTGTGTATTCTTTATATTATTCTTTGAATAATAGAGTATGGAAATAGCTAAAATTTGGTTGCCACAAAATGCCTATGAACACAGctatctttgatgaaaatagtgcaaatttatatggaaaatagtGTTAGAAGtcaaaacattaattttacaatatgaattccttcaacaaaaagttatattttagtGAGACCTGTAAGTTTGTATAACATGCTAAAATAATCAattaagtttaaaaaaaaagccGAAAAACTGTTTCTgacatatttacaaaaaaaccgatttaatccacctagcagtgagatgagacatttctcacacatttcactattggattagtttgcagaactcacgagaagtaggcacccaactagaggtggaatgaaaacagtttctagtcttgcacgaataaaatctcgaataaactgaataaattatagaaatcaacaaaacgaccgaaataaaaaagtaaagcaaaaaatgaaataataggtttttaaattcataaaatgagtagaaaaattaatgtaaatcaaaatgataatatacacgaaacaaattagattaggttattaaataaaaattaagattatatttagaaatagttataagattaatagaataaattgactcgtactaacaaattgaatgaaataaaacgaaaataaacatgaaatgcataaaattaaagatatgaataaaatgaatcaaatgaatcaaattaatcaaataaatcaaataaatcaaatgaatcaaattaatcaaattaatcaaatgaatcaaatttatcaaatttatcaaattaattaaatgaatcaaatgaattaaatgaattaaatgaatcaaataaatcaatggAATCAATGGAATCAAtggaatcaaatgagtcaaatgaatcaaatgaatcaaaagaatcaaatgaatgaaaggaatcaaatgaatgacatgaatcaaatgaagcaaatgaattaaatgaatcaaattgatttaattcatccagtgaatacaatgaatcaaattaatgaaatggatcaaatgaataaaaagaatggatgaacaaaatgaataaaataaaaaataaatgaaatgcataaataaaacaaacgattcaaataaacaaaatgagctgaagtgataaattgaataaaaagaagaaaatgagcagaatgcattgattaaaatgaaaaattgaacaacggTAAAAGGTTattaattaatataaagaaataaattgaatcaaataaattatttggatgaaatgattaaaactgaaaaattagtcAGACTATTataatgaagaaactgaacaaaatgaataaactggaaaaaatgaataaaatgcatacaatgaataaaataagttaaattaatgatattaataaaatgcacaaaaagaataaactgatcagagtgaatccaaagaatgaaacgaataaaataagtaaaatgaacgcagatgaacaaaacgaataaaaagatgcggaatgaaataattaattaaaatgaaatggtcatatatttgaaactaaaaacatttttgaataaagaaaatgaataaaccggattgtacgaatttgagaaccattgcattagaatgttttgaaatgtttttgaaaatcccatcttctgagaacaggctaataaatatgcaatggactttctagggcttccatctttttttggttttattctttttgttttcatgcttctttacttgacggcgtcgttttaagattatctggtgtttctactttattgttggaccttaattagttatcaggaacctggaacgatcaatttgctttggaattcgaagtttttggtttttggtcgcatattcccgaaaaagatttatgtacagaatagaatttactggtccagtattttaacgcgcaattgaatacagtaaagtgagacaaggtcacatgtactttcaagccccttgaacagagaactacagggagaatgcgattcgtgaatgagacaggtagatatttcaaagtttttatttgcatttaagtaaatagtgtgaaatgtctaggctatgtcgatagcataaaagccttGCATCcatttgattgcaatgcagtctctttccattcatccgtatagctttcatattgtttcgttcggaattctcggcaaggaaatatggataaataattcctatacagaccaatactgtgaaaaagaaatggttcaaactactcagtatatccagatatggacgacgataagttagaagacacagtgtagttgcatccccatcgagagtgggtactttaggagacttcttttcctggatctaatttgtggatatttttggtatttgatccgttatttttcatgaaagttcgtacgaatacaacgaatgtgcagctgatacaactcatggttcattcgcctgtgcaacgttccgtcttccatctgcacgccatcatagatggtacgcaacacctttcgttcgaaaactccaagggcgcgttggtcctccacgaccatagtccaggtctcgtggccgtagaggaccaccgatctaatcagcgtcttgtagataatcaacttcgtgctgcggcgaattttgttcgaccggagcgtcctccggagtccaaagtaggcacgatttcccgccaagatccgtctctgaatttctctgctgttatcattgtcgtcggttaccagtgagcccaaatacattaaTTCGTcgaggggagggagggtggtaggttcacattgtcgtctctagaacctcttcctctcatgtattttgtcttcgaaacgttgatggcaagtccaatcctgctggcttcagctttcagtctttgagcatatgtttcattcaaaattcaatagagatacgaatagtttaaatatcgcacgtggaatgc carries:
- the LOC131692514 gene encoding uncharacterized protein CG3556 isoform X3, with product MAHQMKLNVFLNVAFLLLTKSLGENTTTIIASSTQSSMETTQTTTAQLQSSTLQQQQQVLTSTQSLFGYATEVQSSSTGVTSMSSPGSTMVSTLSTSSPQYISNYSTISQLPTYPSLPMTTRQDSLDPLPVDVEIGSGGPDQKESLGIQKAVDWLRERRLPDYSWGNDTHMVILAKELSGARDPTDNDNHLQEISDLEDMLSVKQMEIEVLTMVDRHHSMPKPVNTDRVAKYILAMGALCKDGRHFHGHDLVATLEHHEHDPGQEYEFALTALAICSSATHVRKRQIRRLLDVASGEVNNVDTIAMVLLALRCIVTDHRHRHLQHFVRRPAQGLASLQGPQGSFGSLRSTALAMQALQDLEPDPAGKWNRTAASEWLLSKQRPDGGWTEEPLKDGQEASIGVGLTADIILALGWKGLGAVRALQCDHVIRESNDIYENGEPKLAVPVGLTSSVEEAEPRNVSYTYTLWVGTNETEEYSLDLTSPKNTTFFRAMKQAAEIDSRFTFEAREWPNGHYVHTLAGMKEEPKSYHYWLLYRLPEKPDAKSPPGNQLIAPLGVDELLVEDGEHYLYWYKKL
- the LOC131692514 gene encoding uncharacterized protein CG3556 isoform X2; its protein translation is MIRYANKMAHQMKLNVFLNVAFLLLTKSLGENTTTIIASSTQSSMETTQTTTAQLQSSTLQQQQQVLTSTQSLFGYATEVQSSSTGVTSMSSPGSTMVSTLSTSSPQYISNYSTISQLPTYPSLPMTTRQDSLDPLPVDVEIGSGGPDQKESLGIQKAVDWLRERRLPDYSWGNDTHMVILAKELSGARDPTDNDNHLQEISDLEDMLSVKQMEIEVLTMVDRHHSMPKPVNTDRVAKYILAMGALCKDGRHFHGHDLVATLEHHEHDPGQEYEFALTALAICSSATHVRKRQIRRLLDVASGEVNNVDTIAMVLLALRCIVTDHRHRHLQHFVRRPAQGLASLQGPQGSFGSLRSTALAMQALQDLEPDPAGKWNRTAASEWLLSKQRPDGGWTEEPLKDGQEASIGVGLTADIILALGWKGLGAVRALQCDHVIRESNDIYENGEPKLAVPVGLTSSVEEAEPRNVSYTYTLWVGTNETEEYSLDLTSPKNTTFFRAMKQAAEIDSRFTFEAREWPNGHYVHTLAGMKEEPKSYHYWLLYRLPEKPDAKSPPGNQLIAPLGVDELLVEDGEHYLYWYKKL
- the LOC131692514 gene encoding uncharacterized protein CG3556 isoform X1; the protein is MGVHSANSTKMNKMAHQMKLNVFLNVAFLLLTKSLGENTTTIIASSTQSSMETTQTTTAQLQSSTLQQQQQVLTSTQSLFGYATEVQSSSTGVTSMSSPGSTMVSTLSTSSPQYISNYSTISQLPTYPSLPMTTRQDSLDPLPVDVEIGSGGPDQKESLGIQKAVDWLRERRLPDYSWGNDTHMVILAKELSGARDPTDNDNHLQEISDLEDMLSVKQMEIEVLTMVDRHHSMPKPVNTDRVAKYILAMGALCKDGRHFHGHDLVATLEHHEHDPGQEYEFALTALAICSSATHVRKRQIRRLLDVASGEVNNVDTIAMVLLALRCIVTDHRHRHLQHFVRRPAQGLASLQGPQGSFGSLRSTALAMQALQDLEPDPAGKWNRTAASEWLLSKQRPDGGWTEEPLKDGQEASIGVGLTADIILALGWKGLGAVRALQCDHVIRESNDIYENGEPKLAVPVGLTSSVEEAEPRNVSYTYTLWVGTNETEEYSLDLTSPKNTTFFRAMKQAAEIDSRFTFEAREWPNGHYVHTLAGMKEEPKSYHYWLLYRLPEKPDAKSPPGNQLIAPLGVDELLVEDGEHYLYWYKKL